The following DNA comes from Triticum aestivum cultivar Chinese Spring chromosome 3D, IWGSC CS RefSeq v2.1, whole genome shotgun sequence.
AGATATACGCAATGTAGAATCGTTTGTGCAAGTATTCATGATCCACCTTTTTAACCATGACATTGTGTATTGTTGCATTCCATCCTCATCGACATATTTGTCGCTCCATGTCAAGAACATTGGATCTTTAGACAATTCAAGGCCAGAATGACAGAACAACAGAGAAAGGGTGGATTAGATGGTTTTGCCATATATCCAACCTGCTTATACAAGTGTAGTCTCAACTCCATGGGAGCTCCGAGTAGCAAGAAGGACCGCACTAAGGGGGGCTACTAAGCCATAGTGAAAGATCATTGATTTGGCTATGTTGGGAGAAGGATCATTAGTGGCCCTGATTGGTGGCGTCGGCAGGACGACTCAACGAAGTCAAGGGCCAAGCAACGCCACAAAAACTAGGTCTTTTTTTTTGGGGCAACAACTAGGGATTATTGATGACATATTATTGTGCTTTCTTGCAGAGGGTTGGTTTAACGCAAACATCATCCAACCGTACAGCATCGTTACTATGGTTCAACACCTCTTGAAGCTTACAACTTTGCAAACTTCCCAGGGCGACTATTTTTCAACGCATCGATGTTTTAGGGTGGAAAGTTATCGCTCCTTTGAGCTAAAAATTGCTCTATGGTACGAACTCATCATCAGGACTCTTTCGATCACAATATTTCAAAAACGTAGGAACAGAAAAAAGAACACACACTGTAAGTGTCTTgtactatatactccctccttcccatattGTAAGGCGTATTCGTTTTAGCGAAAATTAATGCACAAGTCATCGTTAGTTGAGCCATCGTAACAGGAAGCGTCTGTGGCTCAAAAGAAAAAAAGTATGAGGAATGCACGACCTCTTGTGACCATCTCCAGGAAATTAGAGATCCTCTATAACTACTCCAAACATGAAATCGACTGCATGTGCCTTACATATTGGGATTGCATGCAAAAGCTAATACGCCTAACAAAATGGGAAGCAGGTAGTACTATATACAAACTCCTACAAGATTCTAGAACACAAGAGTTTTTTTTTTGCAGTGAGCAAAAAAAGCAATGGAATTTTGAAGGAACTGGGAGAGGTAGTAGAAGTAAAGTGCGTCAAGATTTATACTCATGTTAATTAGATTTTCTTTTGAATTGGCATCATAGGTGGAATGCATATCATGTAGGATTTTAATTCCAAATGCTAGGACCTAAGGGGTTCGTATTacatgaaaagaaaagaaatggaTCCGATATTTCGATGAAATCGCTACAAAAGATAATCTTAAATAATCCTCAAAAATAGCGTCCTTTAAATGACATATACTAGGAGGTGATGGACAAACATTTTTAAAAAGTGCGGTGAAAGGGAAAAGTCCCCTCTCTTAACTTCCGTTGTTAGGTAGTTGAATTTTGATGCAATTGTAATCTCTGACCCAATTGCTGAGAACAATAATGCTAGACCTACAAAGAGTTTACGAATGTTTCCTTCGTTTTTTAAACTATAATTGGCACCCTTCATTTCTCTATTACCAATCATAATCGTCACACCAATTTGTTTGTGAAAAAAGATAACCTTTCATAAATGTAGCATTGCTCGACTAAGAATTGGTGAAAGACGGTAAGACAACGCCGTCCTTTCTTTGCCGTTTATTTCGAAGGAACGCACATCGGACGGTCGCAAAGGTTCGTTCCACGAGGAACGATCGATCCACATCGACCGAACCACACGAGAGCCGGAGAGACAGGAGGGTAACGCGGTGGGCCCGAAAAAATCCCCGCCATCACCTCTGGACGAATGGGGATGCCGCGCCCACGTGACCGCGCAGCCCCCACACGCTGACAtgtccctctcctccccctcgcctATTTCTACCTCCCCGCCGGTGTTACCTGTCACGCTCTCCTCAGTTCACTCCCCGCGATCCCGGACGCCATTAGCAACAAGCACCACAGGTCTCAGCAGGCTTCGTCTTCTCTCTCCCGCGGAAGCTATACCGTTGCTCTTCCGTCGATCTGTGCGCGCGAACAAGTTAATtaggtggcttggtgtgctcgtcGATCGCCATGGCCGACGACTCATCGTCCCCGGCGTCTTACATCCGACTGGTACGTCCGCGCAGCAGGATAATGATCTGGTTGAGAAGCTAGCAGCATGCGCCATTTCCGTATGCTAATTCAGCCATGTGTTGCATGCAGGTGCAGCATCTGATCGAGAAGTGCATCTGCTACGACATGAACAAGGAGGAATGCGTGCAGGCGCTGGAGAAGCACGCCAACATCCTGCCCGCCGTCACATCCACTGGTAACAGCTCCGTCCACTCTCACATTGCTTTGATCGGTAGCTTCGAGTTTGTCATCGATCGCTCCACTGTCTTTCTTGCATTGCATATCTGCATGCATGCAGAGGAAGGGAGATGTTCTTCTACCGTTCTCTTCTAGATGGTCTTCAGATACTGGCTAGCTAGCTTTCATCCATCAGCATGTCAATCTGTTTAGCCAGGAAGATACTTATGGATTCAGATGTTCTTAATTAATGATTTTCGGTACACTTGGGCAGTGTGGAAGGAGCTGGAGAAGGAGAACAGGGAGTTCTTCGAGACGTACAAGAAGGACCGAGGCGGTGAGTCGCCGTCGCAGAAGGGCAGTCCTTCAGACCAGGCGTCGACCTCAAGGAGCTCAGACGACAACGACGACTAGGGGCCGGCCGGATCCATGCATATATGCATGGCACTACACAAAACTAAAATATacgagggtgtgtgtgtgtgtaaataaATCGCAGCTAGCCACGCCACGCCACGCACGTACCCCTGGCTCAGCTCTAGCTGGATGATCCACCGAGCAGACACTCCTTCAGTTGGTTGGTCCGAAATTGAAAAGATTCAGAATCACCAGTCCACCGGAGCCTCTGGAATCTTGTATGCATACTAGTAAGCCATGTTGTACACGTGGAGGAGGAGAATGTGGACGTCCGGAGGAGACGACGGACGTACGCGGGCGTTGCGGTCTGTAATTTGTACCCATCTGTACATACTCCTTACATGTGAGCGGCGACTAGCTTGTTGCTGTCAGAGGAAAGCCGGTCCTGTCTTGTTCCGATTCCGATCTTTGCGTTGGCTTTTTCTACGTATACTCAGTCTCTCCACACGGGCTGGGCTGCGCGCGCCCGAGCTGTCTGTCGGcgatcaaatcgaacgaaacacgCGAGAGCGAGCGTCCTCAAATTCCCATCCGTCGGCCCGGCAGAGTTGGACGTCTGCGGCGCTCCGGCGCCCGCGCCGAGCTTCGTGGAACCGTCGCCCGCCCGTTCGATCAGGCCGCGACTTGCGCGTACGTAGGTGCGTACGTACGAGCTGGTGAGCTACTTGCCTACTCGGGCAGGATTATTTCGTCCCTGCGAAGGCGACGGGTGTCGTGCCCGATGCATGCACTTGTAGAGCTAGAGCTCTAGTTGCTACGCGCCCGAAACGTAGCCATGGCTTGTACTATACTCGGCTTTCAGGTCGCAGTCCCTACGACTCGGCTCGGACAGGAACGGCGGCacgtagtagtagtagagtacgaTGGATATTTTACGTACACGGAGCCGCGGACACGTAGGCGTACGCGTGGTGATCGAGCTCTCGTACGTGCTGCGTGGAGGCAGGACGAGCGAGGCGGCAGAGGATCGAGCTCTGCGTTGCGTGCTCGTATCGTGGGCAGCCGCTCGCCACGTACTACATACCGGGGCTGTGGCCGCTGTTCGTCCCGTGTTCGTAGTGCTTCACGTGCTACTTGCTGTAGGACGATAGGAGGCGGAAGCCAGATTGTTGGAAGCAACGATATCGGTCGACGGATGACAAGGCTGAGGCGCTGAGCTAGCCGGTGGGCTTAGCTAGCCAAGTGTGTGTGGTTGATTCACCTTATCCGTTCGCGTTCGCAAATTGTTGGTGTTGGATCCGCATGCTGCAGGCAGCAGAGGACATGGTACTATTTCGACCTTAAAAAAAGGACATGGTACTACACTAGACTGGTTCACTGTACGAGTAGCACTGAATTGATGCAGACTTGCAGACCTTCGGCCGAGACCGCGTAACTAACAGGCCGGCCTAATTGTGAGGCCTGCCTACTAGCCCACTACGAGAGCAAAGACGACACTGTGAGCCAGGTCCGGTCCATTTAGAAAAAGGGAATTGTCTAAAAAAAACTTAAAACAAGGGGAAAGGCGGAAGGAACTTTTGCAACTACATATTTGTTGTAATTTTTTCTGCAACATCATCTGTGTTGCAAAAGTTCCTTCCAGAATAATACCCATGTTGCAAAAAAGTGAAGACGCAAAAAATAATAATTCTGTAACGCaacctctgttgcaaaaaaaagTATGTAACAAGACctctattgcaaaaaaaaaaatttaCAACACAGCCTTTGTTACAAATGTTTTTGCAACAAGACTTGTGTTGCAAAAGGGAACTTGCAACATGACCTGTGTTGCAAAAGAGAGGATAACGCTCAGCCACGAGATTACGCCGGATCTGAAGGCTCGCAACTCGGTAGATCCGCTGACTGACGCGTAGCACGTCCCTTAAATAAGCCCACGTGTGTTCGACAGATTAAAAGTTCGAGCATAAACTGAGCAGATTAATTAAAAAAAACTGGATAGATCCTTTGTTTAAGAAAGGCCATCGTGGCTAGCTTAATATTGATCACAAATCAAAAGTACATTGTCCACGAGCTTGCTAACGAGATAGTCAGGTGGATCATAAGTCCAACTAAACTAACCTTTGTTACAATAATAATAATTAGCTAGCACATGTGCCACTTTATTAGCTGAATGGAAACAATGTTTAAAAGTGACCTTCCCTATTGAGCAATATCCGCACACTCTGTGAATACCCCCATCCCACCATCGTGACTGGTAAACTGGGCAAATCCTTTCCCCGCGTAAGTCGGGANNNNNNNNNNNNNNNNNNNNNNNNNNNNNNNNNNNNNNNNNNNNNNNNNNNNNNNNNNNNNNNNNNNNNNNNNNNNNNNNNNNNNNNNNNNNNNNNNNNNNNNNNNNNNNNNNNNNNNNNNNNNNNNNNNNNNNNNNNNNNNNNNNNNNNNNNNNNNNNNNNNNNNNNNNNNNNNNNNNNNNNNNNNNNNNNNNNNNNNNNNNNNNNNNNNNNNNNNNNNNNNNNNNNNNNNNNNNNNNNNNNNNNNNNNNNNNNNNNNNNNNNNNNNNNNNtttcattttttttctttgtttttctttcggTTTTTTCAAGAGTATTTTTCAAATTCTTAAATATTTTCTGAAATGAGAATttttgtttgaaattttgaaatatttgcaagcaataaaaggaaaaaaatgaaagaaaaaaaacagggaCGCAACGCGcctgcacatgggccggcccaattccTACGCGGGAGGAGGGAGGGGTGCGCGTTTGTGCACTCTCCCCCGCTCAGGTCACTAAATAGGAGGTAACTGTGCTCAAAAGGCATCCGCGGAGGAACGAAGGAGCGCTCCAATGCCACCAGCCAAACTTTGGCGCCACGCACATGAActctttttttttcgtttttttgtttttcttccttcaTTTTCATGATTATTTCAATTTGTGTTTTTCATAGTATGCAATTGGAGCGTACAATATAGGCATGCAGTGATACGGAAGTATATTTGTGCTTCGCCATGAAGCACATACGTGCCAAGCGGAGAAGCACATGTGCACTACGCAGGAAGCACAAGTACACTATGCGGGGAAGCACGGTTGTGCTCCGTCACGAAGCACTATGCGGGGAAGTCATGGAGCATCACCGGACCACTGTGCTGTGATGAATCAACTCCCTTGCTTCGATGGAGCCCAGCGGACCACCGGTGCTGCGATGAAGCAACTCCCTTGCTTCCATGCAGCACTCGCCGGCCGATACCCGTGCTCCGATGCAGCACTCGTCAGCGGCTCGAGGAGCTACATCGCAACGCTCACGGCGGCCCTCGGTGCTGTGACATCGAAGCAGAGAGGGGGGGTTGGAGGCTGGTTCTNNNNNNNNNNNNNNNNNNNNNNNNNNNNNNNNNNNNNNNNNNNNNNNNNNNNNNNNNNNNNNNNNNNNNNNNNNNNNNNNNNNNNNNNNNNNNNNNNNNNNNNNNNNNNNNNNNNNNNNNNNNNNNNNNNNNNNNNNNNNNNNNNNNNNNNNNNNNNNNNNNNNNNNNNNNNNNNNNNNNNNNNNNNNNNNNNNNNNNNNNNNNNNNNNNNNNNNNNNNNNNNNNNNNNNNNNNNNNNNNNNNNNNNNNNNNNNNNNNNNNNNNNNNNNNNNNNNNNNNNNNNNNNNNNNNNNNNNNNNNNNNNNNNNNNNNNNNNNNNNNNNNNNNNNNNNNNNNNNNNNNNNNNNNNNNNNNNNNNNNNNNNNNNNNNNNNNNNNNNNNNNNNNNNNNNNNNNNNNNNNNNNNNNNNNNNNNNNNNNNNNNNNNNNNNNNNNNNNNNNNNNNNNNNNNNNNNNNNNNNNNNNNNNNNNNNNNNNNNNNNNNNNNNNNNNNNNNNNNNNNNNNNNNNNNNNNNNNNNNNNNNNNNNNNNNNNNNNNNNNNNNNNNNNNNNNNNNNNNNNNNNNNNNNNNNNNNNNNNNNNNNNNNNNNNNNNNNNNNNNNNNNNNNNNNNNNNNNNNNNNNNNNNNNNNNNNNNNNNNNNNNNNNNNNNNNNNNNNNNNNNNNNNNNNNNNNNNNNNNNNNNNNNNNNNNNNNNNNNNNNNNNNNNNNNNNNNNNNNNNNNNNNNNNNNNNNNNNNNNNNNNNNNNNNNNNNNNNNNNNNNNNNNNNNNNNNNNNNNNNNNNNNNNNNNNNNNNNNNNNNNNNNNNNNNNNNNNNNNNNNNN
Coding sequences within:
- the LOC123074954 gene encoding uncharacterized protein, giving the protein MADDSSSPASYIRLVQHLIEKCICYDMNKEECVQALEKHANILPAVTSTVWKELEKENREFFETYKKDRGGESPSQKGSPSDQASTSRSSDDNDD